One genomic window of Hydra vulgaris chromosome 03, alternate assembly HydraT2T_AEP includes the following:
- the LOC136077830 gene encoding uncharacterized protein LOC136077830 → MDTHTARENYKKILFTPEINFSDTPENSTDKQLTSQIASEYNNESPEIVSQQIEFSTSRSPMFGDMSPSARTRRQSSTDRGIGLTSTPMRKRSSSSKKVCSSSRSPVFGERSPVICRELSPTAKGIGLTLPPKEARNSPCVKGVPI, encoded by the exons ATGGACACCCACACTGCaagagaaaattataaaaaaatattgtttactcCTGAAATCAATTTTTCTGATACTCCAGAAAACTCAACTGACAAACAGCTTACTTCCCAAATTGCAAGTGAGTACAACAATGAATCTCCAGAAATTGTTTCTCAGCAAATAG aatttagTACTTCTAGATCCCCTATGTTTGGAGATATGTCTCCTTCAGCCAGGACTAGAAGACAAAGTTCAACAGACAGAGGTATTGGACTTACTTCAACACCAATGAGGAAAAGGAGCAGTTCCAGTAAAAAAG tatgcAGTTCTTCTAGATCCCCTGTGTTTGGGGAAAGGTCTCCTGTCATTTGTAGAGAACTAAGTCCTACTGCAAAGGGTATAGGACTTACTTTGCCACCAAAGGAGGCTAGGAACAGTCCTTGTGTAAAAG GAgttccaatataa